In Cupriavidus taiwanensis, the following are encoded in one genomic region:
- a CDS encoding acetyl/propionyl/methylcrotonyl-CoA carboxylase subunit alpha — protein MFNKILIANRGEIACRVAATCRRLGIRTVAVYSDADAEARHVAFCDEAVHIGGAAARDSYLRADHIIEMAKETGAQAIHPGYGFLSENEAFAEACAAAGLVFIGPPASSIHAMGSKSAAKQLMEQASVPLVPGYHGDDQDPALLRREADRIGYPVLLKASAGGGGKGMRVVEAGDGFEAALASVKREASASFGDDKVLVEKYLTRPRHIEIQVFADTHGNCVYLFERDCSVQRRHQKVLEEAPAPGMTEERRRAMGEAAVAAAKAVGYVGAGTVEFIANQDGSFYFMEMNTRLQVEHPVTEMITGQDLVEWQLRVAAGEPLPLAQEQLRIDGHALEARIYAENPDKQFLPSTGTLRFLRTPPAVQFMRGEDAHGPAGVRIDAGVREGDTISPFYDPMIAKLIVWGKDRDEALARMRQALAAYHVVGLSTNVAFLQRLVKSEAFRTADLDTGLIERNEAVLFPPPAPVGMEPIALAVAALLEREARELRIDAADPHSPWTHAGAWRLNGGVSRTLRFGYGEQVLEVKLNSNERGGTLIYADQAAPFAYTCQADDIRVNLGTRRAHGQVHADGESFHVFYAGRHVSLAWLDPLAHAGEAEGEGGKLTAPMPGKVIAVMVEAGSTVTRGTPLLVMEAMKMEHTISAPADGVVSEILYGVGEQVAEGAQLLAFAGK, from the coding sequence ATGTTCAACAAGATCCTGATCGCCAACCGCGGTGAAATCGCCTGCCGCGTGGCCGCCACCTGCCGCCGGCTGGGCATCCGCACCGTCGCGGTGTATTCCGATGCCGACGCCGAGGCGCGCCACGTCGCCTTCTGCGACGAGGCCGTGCATATCGGCGGCGCCGCCGCGCGCGACAGCTACCTGCGCGCCGACCACATCATCGAGATGGCCAAGGAGACCGGCGCCCAGGCGATCCACCCGGGCTACGGCTTCCTGTCCGAGAACGAAGCCTTCGCCGAGGCCTGCGCCGCGGCTGGGCTGGTGTTTATCGGTCCGCCGGCGTCGTCGATCCACGCGATGGGCAGCAAGAGCGCGGCCAAGCAGCTGATGGAACAGGCGTCGGTGCCGCTGGTGCCGGGCTACCACGGCGACGACCAGGACCCGGCGCTGCTGCGCCGCGAGGCCGACCGCATCGGCTACCCGGTGCTGCTCAAGGCCAGCGCGGGCGGCGGCGGCAAGGGCATGCGCGTGGTGGAGGCGGGCGACGGCTTCGAGGCCGCGCTGGCGTCGGTCAAGCGCGAGGCCAGCGCCAGCTTCGGCGACGACAAGGTGCTGGTGGAAAAGTACCTGACGCGCCCGCGCCATATCGAGATCCAGGTGTTTGCCGACACCCACGGCAACTGCGTCTACCTGTTCGAGCGCGACTGCTCGGTGCAGCGCCGCCACCAGAAGGTGCTGGAGGAAGCGCCGGCGCCGGGCATGACCGAGGAGCGCCGCCGTGCGATGGGCGAAGCGGCCGTCGCCGCGGCCAAGGCCGTGGGCTACGTGGGCGCCGGCACGGTCGAGTTCATCGCCAATCAAGATGGCTCGTTCTATTTCATGGAGATGAACACGCGCCTGCAGGTCGAGCATCCGGTTACCGAGATGATCACCGGGCAGGACCTGGTCGAATGGCAGCTACGCGTCGCCGCCGGCGAGCCGCTGCCGCTGGCGCAGGAGCAGTTGCGCATCGACGGCCACGCGCTGGAGGCGCGCATCTACGCCGAGAACCCCGACAAGCAGTTCCTGCCGTCGACCGGCACGCTGCGCTTCCTGCGCACGCCGCCGGCGGTGCAGTTCATGCGCGGTGAGGATGCGCATGGCCCGGCCGGCGTGCGCATCGACGCCGGCGTGCGCGAGGGCGACACCATCAGCCCGTTCTACGACCCGATGATCGCCAAGCTGATCGTCTGGGGCAAGGACCGCGACGAGGCGCTGGCGCGCATGCGCCAGGCGCTGGCGGCGTATCACGTGGTGGGGCTGTCGACCAACGTGGCATTCCTGCAGCGGCTGGTGAAGTCCGAGGCGTTCCGCACCGCCGATCTCGACACCGGCCTGATCGAGCGCAACGAGGCGGTCCTGTTCCCGCCGCCGGCGCCGGTCGGTATGGAACCGATCGCGCTGGCGGTGGCCGCGCTGCTGGAACGCGAGGCGCGCGAGTTGCGTATCGATGCCGCCGACCCGCACTCGCCGTGGACGCACGCGGGCGCGTGGCGGCTGAACGGCGGCGTGTCGCGCACGCTGCGCTTCGGCTATGGAGAGCAGGTGCTGGAGGTGAAGCTGAACAGCAACGAGCGCGGCGGCACGCTGATCTATGCGGACCAGGCCGCGCCCTTTGCCTACACCTGCCAGGCGGACGATATCCGCGTCAACCTGGGCACGCGGCGCGCGCACGGGCAGGTGCATGCCGACGGCGAGAGCTTCCACGTGTTCTACGCCGGCCGGCATGTCAGCCTGGCATGGCTCGATCCGCTGGCGCATGCCGGCGAGGCCGAAGGCGAGGGCGGCAAGCTGACCGCGCCGATGCCGGGCAAGGTCATTGCCGTGATGGTCGAGGCCGGCAGCACGGTCACGCGCGGCACGCCGCTGCTGGTGATGGAGGCGATGAAGATGGAGCACACCATCAGCGCGCCGGCCGACGGCGTGGTCAGCGAAATCCTCTACGGCGTGGGCGAGCAGGTGGCGGAAGGGGCGCAGTTGCTGGCGTTTGCAGGGAAATAG
- a CDS encoding fimbrial protein: protein MALPASLTVARDLPNGSILFDTGWVGSSSAYIVCDPLETWSYGYAVPMTPAAGVGVYETGVPGIGIRTGWSNTLSAQPADITQSMVQNWPRAQQTLPNMRGAYLPPALYRVQLIKTGPITPGVIAFQNPTATSVYGGIVATATNFTSTQVNIRTAGCRVTNSNIIVTLPKASAQGFGGVGSTQGATSFSIPLVCDAGISIAYELDGPADPSNAPGVLANQAGSDMATGVGVQVLQANAPVSLGVVSSPYLRTTSDNETVSIPMTARYFKTSQVVTSGRVNAIATLNMNYQ from the coding sequence ATGGCGCTGCCCGCCAGCCTCACGGTTGCGCGGGACCTGCCCAACGGCAGCATCCTCTTCGACACCGGCTGGGTCGGCAGCAGCTCGGCGTACATCGTATGCGATCCGCTCGAAACCTGGAGCTATGGCTATGCCGTGCCGATGACGCCTGCGGCTGGCGTCGGCGTCTATGAAACCGGCGTCCCCGGCATCGGCATCCGCACCGGATGGTCGAACACGCTCAGCGCGCAGCCGGCCGACATCACCCAGTCCATGGTGCAGAACTGGCCGCGTGCGCAGCAGACGCTGCCCAATATGCGGGGCGCCTATCTGCCGCCGGCCCTGTATCGCGTCCAGCTGATCAAGACCGGGCCGATCACGCCCGGCGTCATCGCATTCCAGAATCCCACCGCGACGTCCGTCTATGGCGGCATCGTCGCCACCGCGACCAACTTCACCAGCACGCAGGTCAATATCCGGACCGCAGGCTGCCGCGTCACCAACAGCAACATCATCGTCACGCTGCCGAAGGCAAGCGCGCAGGGCTTCGGCGGCGTCGGGTCGACACAAGGGGCGACGTCGTTCAGCATTCCGCTGGTTTGCGATGCCGGCATCAGCATTGCCTACGAACTGGACGGGCCGGCGGACCCATCGAATGCCCCCGGCGTGCTGGCCAACCAGGCGGGCAGCGACATGGCCACCGGCGTTGGCGTACAGGTGCTGCAAGCCAATGCCCCGGTGTCGCTGGGCGTGGTGTCGTCTCCGTATCTGCGCACCACTAGCGACAACGAGACCGTCAGCATTCCGATGACCGCACGGTATTTCAAGACCAGCCAGGTGGTCACAAGCGGGCGCGTGAACGCCATTGCGACGCTGAACATGAACTACCAGTAG
- a CDS encoding 2-hydroxyacid dehydrogenase, whose protein sequence is MKLQLYVPDGRYDPWIEGFAEALPEATCVTWDDSRGESADYAVVWRPPVEMLRGRTDLKAVFNLGAGVDGILRLRDEDPQALPAGVPIVRLDDAGMATQMAEYVTSAVLRYFRRLDDYAAQAQAGKWKFLKPYRREDFTIGVMGVGTLGTHIARTLAGFGFPVRGWSRTARAIEGVVGFHGDAGRAPFLQGLRVLVNVLPLTPQTENILNGELFGKLAQGAYVINVARGQHLVEADLLAAVQAGQVAGATLDVFRTEPLPAEHPFWQEPRITITPHISALTLREDSIAQIAGKIRALRAGQPIAGVVDLQRGY, encoded by the coding sequence ATGAAGTTGCAGTTGTACGTTCCCGATGGCCGTTACGACCCATGGATCGAAGGTTTCGCCGAGGCGCTGCCCGAAGCCACATGCGTGACCTGGGACGACAGCCGCGGCGAATCGGCCGATTACGCCGTGGTCTGGCGCCCGCCCGTCGAGATGCTGCGCGGCCGCACCGACCTGAAGGCGGTGTTCAACCTCGGTGCCGGCGTCGACGGCATCCTGCGCCTGCGCGACGAGGACCCGCAGGCGCTGCCGGCCGGCGTGCCGATCGTGCGGCTGGACGATGCCGGCATGGCCACGCAGATGGCCGAATACGTCACCTCCGCCGTGCTGCGCTATTTCCGCCGGCTGGACGATTACGCCGCACAGGCGCAGGCCGGCAAGTGGAAATTCCTTAAACCGTACCGCCGCGAAGACTTCACCATCGGCGTGATGGGCGTCGGCACGCTGGGAACGCATATCGCGCGCACGCTGGCCGGCTTCGGCTTCCCGGTGCGCGGCTGGAGCCGCACCGCGCGCGCCATCGAGGGCGTGGTCGGATTCCACGGCGATGCCGGGCGCGCACCGTTCCTGCAGGGCTTGCGCGTGCTGGTCAATGTGCTGCCGCTGACCCCGCAGACCGAGAACATCCTGAACGGCGAACTGTTCGGCAAGCTGGCGCAGGGCGCCTACGTGATCAATGTCGCGCGCGGCCAGCACCTGGTCGAAGCCGACCTGCTCGCCGCGGTGCAGGCCGGCCAGGTCGCGGGGGCTACGCTGGACGTATTCCGCACCGAGCCGCTGCCTGCGGAACACCCGTTCTGGCAGGAGCCGCGCATCACCATTACCCCCCATATTTCGGCGCTGACGCTGCGCGAGGACAGCATCGCGCAGATCGCCGGCAAGATCCGCGCGCTGCGCGCCGGCCAGCCGATCGCGGGCGTGGTCGACCTGCAGCGCGGCTACTGA
- a CDS encoding hydroxymethylglutaryl-CoA lyase: MTMPNYVKIVEVGPRDGLQNEKAMVPTDVKVALINQLTDAGFVNIEAASFVSPKWVPQMADGADVMARIQRRAGTLYSALTPNLKGFEGAIAAGADEVVIFGAASEAFSQKNINCSIAESIARFAPVAAAAKEQGVRLRGSISCALGCPYQGEVPVSSVVDVVRRMRELGCDEIDIADTIGVGTPVRVQEVMRAAAAEFALDRLSGHFHDTYGQALSNILASLEVGVAIFHASVAGLGGCPYAKGATGNVATEDVLYMLHGMGIHTGIDLEAVVRAGDYISQAIGRANSSRVGRALLTKWAAASDAAPACV, encoded by the coding sequence ATGACCATGCCTAACTACGTGAAGATCGTTGAAGTGGGCCCGCGCGACGGCCTGCAGAACGAGAAGGCGATGGTGCCGACGGACGTGAAGGTCGCGCTGATCAACCAGCTTACCGACGCCGGCTTCGTCAATATCGAGGCCGCCTCGTTCGTGTCGCCCAAATGGGTGCCGCAGATGGCCGACGGCGCCGACGTGATGGCGCGCATCCAGCGCCGCGCGGGCACGCTGTATTCGGCGCTGACGCCGAACCTGAAGGGCTTCGAGGGCGCGATCGCGGCCGGCGCCGACGAGGTGGTGATCTTCGGCGCGGCCAGCGAGGCGTTTTCGCAGAAGAACATCAACTGCTCGATCGCCGAGTCGATCGCGCGCTTCGCCCCGGTGGCGGCCGCGGCCAAGGAACAGGGCGTGCGCCTGCGCGGCAGCATCTCGTGCGCGCTCGGCTGCCCGTACCAGGGCGAGGTGCCGGTCAGTTCGGTGGTCGACGTGGTACGGCGCATGCGCGAGCTGGGCTGCGACGAGATCGACATCGCCGACACCATCGGCGTGGGCACGCCGGTGCGCGTGCAGGAAGTGATGCGCGCCGCCGCGGCGGAGTTCGCGCTGGACCGGCTCTCCGGCCATTTCCACGATACCTACGGCCAGGCCCTGTCCAACATCCTGGCCAGCCTGGAAGTGGGCGTGGCGATCTTCCATGCATCGGTGGCGGGCCTGGGCGGCTGCCCCTATGCCAAGGGCGCCACCGGCAACGTCGCCACCGAGGACGTGCTCTACATGCTGCACGGCATGGGCATCCACACCGGCATCGACCTGGAAGCGGTGGTCCGCGCCGGCGACTACATCTCGCAGGCGATCGGCCGCGCCAACAGTTCGCGCGTGGGCCGCGCCCTGCTGACCAAATGGGCCGCCGCCAGCGACGCGGCACCGGCCTGCGTGTAA
- a CDS encoding YbaK/EbsC family protein, with translation MTMHDEALPESARRVAELLAGLGHDRPVVMLPATGKTSAEAAAGLGCSVAEIAKSIIFRRVADDAPVLVIASGSNRVDEAKVAARVGALGKADARFVREKTGYAIGGVCPIGHAVAPVMLLDRDLFRYDSLWAAAGHPHAVFNLTPHQLQQMTGAEVADVAAGAAA, from the coding sequence ATGACGATGCATGACGAAGCGCTGCCCGAATCCGCGCGGCGCGTGGCCGAACTGCTGGCCGGGCTTGGCCATGACCGGCCCGTGGTGATGCTGCCCGCCACCGGCAAGACCTCGGCCGAGGCCGCGGCGGGGCTGGGCTGCAGCGTGGCCGAGATCGCCAAGTCCATCATCTTCCGCCGCGTGGCCGACGATGCGCCGGTGCTGGTGATCGCCAGCGGCAGCAACCGCGTCGACGAGGCCAAGGTGGCCGCGCGCGTGGGCGCGCTGGGCAAGGCCGACGCGCGCTTCGTGCGCGAGAAGACCGGCTATGCCATCGGCGGCGTCTGCCCCATCGGCCATGCGGTGGCGCCGGTGATGCTGCTGGACCGGGACCTGTTCCGCTATGACAGCCTGTGGGCCGCGGCCGGCCATCCGCATGCGGTGTTCAACCTGACGCCGCACCAGCTGCAGCAGATGACCGGGGCCGAAGTGGCCGACGTTGCGGCCGGAGCCGCGGCATGA
- a CDS encoding thioesterase family protein yields the protein MSPDLRPGLAFSWEYTVPPKATVPRLYDDIPGCPEMPDVLATGYLVGIMECACLQMLREHLDWPREQSLGTLVSFSHLAPTPPGMTVTVRGELVEVDGRRLRFQLSAWDGEDKISEGVHERHLIDAGRFNQKVAAKAARAAG from the coding sequence ATGAGCCCGGACCTGCGCCCCGGCCTGGCGTTCAGCTGGGAGTACACCGTGCCGCCCAAGGCCACGGTGCCGCGCCTCTACGACGATATCCCGGGCTGCCCCGAAATGCCCGACGTGCTGGCCACCGGCTATCTGGTCGGCATCATGGAATGTGCCTGCCTGCAGATGCTGCGCGAGCACCTGGACTGGCCGCGCGAGCAATCGCTCGGCACGCTGGTCAGTTTCTCGCACCTGGCGCCGACGCCGCCGGGCATGACGGTGACGGTCAGGGGCGAACTGGTCGAGGTGGACGGGCGCCGCCTGCGTTTCCAGCTTAGCGCGTGGGACGGCGAGGACAAGATCTCGGAGGGCGTGCACGAGCGCCACCTGATCGACGCCGGCCGCTTCAACCAGAAGGTCGCGGCCAAGGCCGCGCGCGCGGCGGGCTGA
- a CDS encoding DUF1289 domain-containing protein has translation MALTPALLAAQADAAQRASPVPSPCRNVCRMDPATGYCAGCLRTIEEIAGWSSAGDEDKRRIWAQLPQRAAWLAGEETSP, from the coding sequence ATGGCCCTCACACCTGCCTTGCTGGCCGCTCAGGCCGACGCCGCGCAGCGGGCCTCGCCGGTGCCGTCGCCATGCCGCAACGTCTGCCGCATGGATCCGGCCACCGGCTATTGCGCGGGTTGCCTGCGCACCATCGAAGAGATTGCCGGCTGGTCGTCCGCCGGCGACGAAGACAAGCGCCGCATCTGGGCGCAGCTGCCGCAGCGCGCCGCATGGCTGGCAGGCGAGGAGACATCCCCTTGA
- a CDS encoding MBL fold metallo-hydrolase gives MAGRRGDIPLSECPVPQLPATMRVFERGWLSANNILFVEGDDTALVDTGYVTHAPQTVALVASALQGRPLARVINTHLHSDHCGGNAALQARWQPRTAIPAAEAKAVAAWDTEALSYEATGQQCDRFTFDSVLNDGDTLRLGGIDWQVVAAPGHDPHAVMLFAPAERILISGDALWENGFGVIFPELEGESGFAEQAAVLARIAQLDARVVIPGHGRVFTGVAAAVERAQGRLAYLSADPARNAAHAVKVLVKFKLLEAQRMTLAALAAWMEAAPLMTHMRERFMPALSMAELCAQTVGALARVGAAQVEGEWVVNPD, from the coding sequence ATGGCTGGCAGGCGAGGAGACATCCCCTTGAGCGAATGCCCGGTCCCGCAGTTGCCGGCCACCATGCGCGTGTTCGAGCGCGGCTGGCTGTCGGCAAACAATATCCTGTTCGTCGAGGGCGACGATACCGCGCTGGTCGACACCGGCTACGTCACCCACGCGCCGCAGACGGTGGCACTGGTGGCGTCCGCGCTGCAGGGCCGGCCGCTGGCACGCGTGATCAACACCCACCTGCACTCGGACCACTGCGGCGGCAATGCCGCGCTGCAGGCGCGCTGGCAACCGCGCACCGCGATCCCCGCGGCCGAGGCCAAGGCCGTGGCCGCATGGGATACGGAAGCGCTCAGCTACGAGGCCACCGGCCAGCAGTGCGATCGCTTCACCTTCGACAGCGTGCTGAACGACGGCGACACGCTGCGCCTGGGCGGCATCGACTGGCAGGTGGTGGCGGCCCCTGGCCATGACCCGCACGCGGTGATGCTGTTCGCACCGGCCGAGCGCATCCTGATTTCCGGTGACGCGCTGTGGGAGAACGGCTTCGGCGTGATCTTTCCCGAGCTGGAGGGCGAGAGCGGCTTCGCCGAGCAGGCGGCGGTGCTGGCGCGCATCGCGCAGCTCGACGCGCGCGTGGTGATTCCCGGCCACGGACGCGTGTTCACCGGCGTCGCGGCGGCCGTGGAAAGGGCCCAGGGGCGCCTGGCCTACCTTAGCGCCGACCCGGCGCGCAATGCGGCCCATGCGGTCAAGGTGCTGGTGAAGTTCAAGCTGCTGGAGGCGCAGCGCATGACGCTGGCCGCATTGGCCGCGTGGATGGAGGCGGCACCGTTGATGACGCACATGCGCGAGCGCTTTATGCCAGCGCTGTCGATGGCGGAACTCTGCGCGCAGACGGTGGGGGCGCTGGCGCGGGTGGGAGCGGCGCAGGTCGAGGGGGAGTGGGTGGTGAATCCGGATTGA
- a CDS encoding TonB-dependent receptor, protein MSKNRYTARRYTKPASPRLTPRLTPLAALAASLTATLATALVAPAALAQPAAAPAADAAPATAPGATLREVVITANPLGSDLNDMVAPVSTLGGDALAVRQASTLGETLDKLPGVSSTYFGPNASRPVIRGLDGDRIKVLQNGGTTVDASTLSYDHAVPVDPLVAERIEVVRGPAALMYGGNAIGGVVNVIDNRIPKEPIEGVGGAVDASATAGGDQARNASALIEAGNGKFAVHADAFARKTSDLRIPGYARSDRLRNAEPLPAGEPEPYGRLPNTSADQQGGSLGGAYTWADGFVGANYSAYRNDYGTPAEDAVRLKMKQDRFALEGEARNLAGNTGGWFESVKGKVSFTDYEHREIEDGETGTIFKNRGWDARFEARHAKIGNLSGVVGTQFGHTNFSALGEEAFVPSTNTDNAALFLFEELPLTAGGDLKLNFGGRLDHSSVKASANGNDRFTDASRSFNATSASAGLLYKMNPAWSLTSNLSYTERAPTFYELYANGPHVATGSWEVGDPNANKERATSIDLGLRFKSGAHSAGVSGYYSRFANYLALSATGRARDEAGDVVAPGSPDALPEFQYLGVPATLYGFEAEGKARLLQKMLTSSDTLDFEARADYVRGENRDTGEPLPRLAPLRLGGALVYGAGPWGARVDVTYAAKQTRVPTNDTPTDAYTLLSLALTYKFKAAGTQTLVYLRGDNLTNQDARNASSILRDIAPMAGRSVKVGFRTSF, encoded by the coding sequence ATGTCGAAGAACCGTTACACCGCCCGTCGTTACACCAAGCCCGCTTCCCCACGCCTGACGCCCCGGCTGACCCCGCTGGCGGCGCTTGCCGCCTCCCTCACCGCCACGCTGGCCACCGCATTGGTGGCGCCGGCCGCGCTGGCGCAACCCGCCGCGGCGCCGGCCGCCGATGCCGCTCCGGCCACGGCTCCCGGCGCCACGCTGCGCGAAGTCGTAATCACCGCCAACCCGCTGGGCAGCGACCTGAACGACATGGTGGCGCCGGTCTCGACGCTGGGCGGCGACGCACTGGCTGTGCGCCAGGCCAGCACGCTGGGCGAGACCCTGGACAAGCTGCCCGGGGTGTCGTCGACCTACTTCGGGCCCAATGCCAGCCGGCCGGTGATCCGCGGCCTGGACGGCGACCGCATCAAGGTGCTGCAGAACGGCGGCACCACGGTCGACGCCTCCACGCTGTCTTACGACCATGCCGTGCCGGTCGATCCGCTGGTGGCCGAGCGCATCGAAGTCGTGCGCGGCCCGGCGGCGCTGATGTACGGCGGCAATGCCATCGGCGGCGTGGTCAACGTGATCGACAACCGCATCCCGAAGGAGCCGATCGAAGGCGTCGGCGGCGCGGTCGATGCCAGCGCCACCGCCGGCGGCGACCAGGCGCGCAACGCCAGCGCGCTGATCGAGGCCGGCAACGGCAAGTTCGCCGTCCACGCCGATGCCTTCGCGCGCAAGACCAGCGACCTGCGCATCCCCGGCTACGCGCGCAGCGACCGCCTGCGCAACGCCGAGCCACTGCCCGCAGGCGAGCCCGAGCCCTACGGGCGCCTGCCCAATACCAGCGCCGACCAGCAGGGCGGCTCGCTGGGCGGCGCCTACACCTGGGCCGATGGCTTCGTCGGCGCCAACTACAGCGCCTACCGCAACGACTACGGCACGCCCGCAGAAGACGCGGTGCGGCTGAAGATGAAGCAGGACCGCTTCGCGCTGGAAGGCGAGGCGCGCAACCTCGCCGGCAACACCGGCGGCTGGTTCGAGTCGGTCAAGGGCAAGGTCAGCTTCACCGACTACGAGCACCGCGAAATCGAAGACGGCGAGACCGGCACGATCTTCAAGAACCGCGGCTGGGATGCGCGCTTCGAGGCCCGGCACGCAAAAATCGGGAACCTTAGCGGCGTGGTCGGCACGCAGTTCGGCCACACCAACTTCTCGGCACTGGGCGAGGAAGCCTTCGTGCCCAGCACCAACACCGACAACGCCGCGCTGTTCCTGTTCGAGGAATTGCCGCTGACTGCGGGCGGCGACCTGAAGCTGAACTTCGGCGGCCGGCTCGACCACAGCAGCGTCAAGGCCAGCGCCAACGGCAACGACCGCTTCACCGACGCCAGCCGCAGCTTCAACGCCACCAGCGCCTCGGCCGGCCTGCTGTACAAGATGAACCCGGCGTGGTCGCTGACCAGCAACCTGTCTTACACCGAACGCGCGCCGACCTTCTACGAGCTGTACGCCAACGGTCCCCACGTCGCCACCGGCTCGTGGGAAGTGGGCGACCCCAACGCGAACAAGGAGCGCGCCACCTCGATCGACCTGGGCCTGCGCTTCAAGTCAGGCGCGCACAGCGCCGGCGTGTCGGGCTACTACAGCCGCTTTGCCAACTACCTGGCGCTCAGCGCCACCGGCCGCGCGCGCGACGAGGCGGGCGACGTGGTCGCCCCCGGCAGCCCGGATGCGCTGCCCGAGTTCCAGTACCTGGGCGTGCCGGCCACGCTGTACGGCTTCGAGGCCGAAGGCAAGGCGCGCCTGCTGCAGAAGATGCTGACCAGCAGCGACACGCTGGACTTCGAGGCGCGCGCCGACTATGTGCGCGGCGAAAACCGCGACACCGGCGAGCCGCTGCCGCGCCTGGCGCCGCTGCGCCTGGGCGGCGCGCTGGTCTACGGCGCCGGGCCATGGGGCGCGCGCGTCGATGTCACCTACGCGGCCAAACAGACGCGCGTGCCGACCAACGACACGCCGACCGATGCCTATACGCTGCTGAGCCTGGCGCTGACCTACAAGTTCAAGGCGGCGGGGACGCAAACCCTGGTGTATCTGCGCGGCGACAACCTGACCAACCAGGATGCGCGCAACGCGTCGTCGATCCTGCGGGATATTGCGCCGATGGCGGGGCGGAGTGTGAAGGTGGGGTTCAGGACTTCGTTCTGA
- a CDS encoding GTP-binding protein: MADRLPVTVLSGFPGVGKTTLLNHLLAHGAGGRVGVLVCGAQGGQALAPLPPGCEATVLPSGESLLAEAARLAATGRFDALLVEADGLDEPLAIAEGFLFEAEHGAGPDAALQPDTLVTVVDAATVLRDLNEAEFLADRGLAAGQDDDRTVAEVLVAQIEGCDVIVLNKADLVAAAELARLRAVLQALNPRADIVEASFGKAPPERVQGTGRFDFEAAADGPGWLAALRGEAPAADAASGVSTLVYRRRRPFHPQRFADLIHTEWLREHGSVLRSKGLFWLASRMDTAGDWNQSGGVCRHGGAGAWWAALDPAEWPADAAGRAEVEADMQDGGVPVPFGDRRQELVLTGLDLDHAALQARLDACLLSDAEMAAGAQAWAAYPDPFPGWVEDFDDDHDHGHDHAHGHEHGDDCGCGDHDHHGHHGGQPHAH, from the coding sequence ATGGCTGATCGCCTGCCCGTCACCGTGCTGTCCGGTTTTCCCGGCGTCGGCAAGACCACGCTGCTGAACCACCTGCTCGCGCATGGCGCCGGCGGGCGGGTCGGCGTGCTGGTCTGCGGCGCGCAAGGCGGGCAAGCGCTGGCGCCGCTGCCGCCCGGCTGCGAAGCCACGGTGCTGCCGTCCGGGGAATCCCTGCTCGCCGAAGCCGCCCGGCTGGCCGCCACCGGACGCTTCGACGCGCTGCTGGTGGAAGCCGACGGCCTGGACGAGCCGCTCGCCATCGCCGAAGGCTTCCTGTTCGAGGCCGAGCATGGCGCGGGACCGGATGCGGCCTTGCAGCCCGACACCCTGGTAACCGTGGTCGATGCCGCCACCGTGCTGCGCGACCTCAACGAAGCCGAATTCCTGGCCGATCGAGGCCTGGCGGCGGGCCAGGACGACGACCGCACCGTGGCCGAGGTGCTGGTCGCGCAGATCGAAGGCTGCGACGTGATCGTGCTGAACAAGGCCGATCTCGTCGCCGCGGCCGAGCTGGCGCGGCTGCGCGCGGTACTGCAGGCGCTGAACCCGCGCGCCGACATCGTCGAAGCCAGCTTCGGCAAGGCGCCTCCCGAACGCGTGCAGGGCACCGGCCGTTTCGACTTCGAAGCCGCCGCGGATGGCCCTGGCTGGCTCGCCGCGCTGCGTGGCGAGGCGCCCGCGGCGGACGCCGCCAGCGGCGTCTCCACGCTGGTCTACCGCCGCCGCCGCCCGTTCCACCCGCAACGCTTTGCCGACCTGATCCATACCGAATGGCTGCGCGAGCATGGCAGCGTGCTGCGCTCCAAGGGCCTGTTCTGGCTGGCGAGCCGCATGGACACCGCCGGCGACTGGAACCAGTCCGGCGGCGTCTGCCGCCATGGCGGCGCGGGCGCCTGGTGGGCCGCGCTGGACCCGGCGGAATGGCCGGCCGACGCCGCCGGTCGCGCCGAGGTGGAAGCCGACATGCAGGACGGCGGCGTTCCGGTGCCGTTCGGCGACCGCCGCCAGGAACTGGTGCTGACTGGCCTGGACCTTGACCATGCCGCACTGCAGGCCCGGCTCGACGCCTGCCTGCTGAGCGATGCCGAGATGGCCGCCGGGGCGCAGGCCTGGGCGGCCTATCCGGACCCGTTCCCGGGCTGGGTCGAGGACTTCGACGACGACCATGACCACGGTCACGATCACGCCCATGGCCACGAACATGGCGATGACTGCGGCTGCGGCGATCACGACCACCACGGCCACCACGGCGGCCAGCCCCATGCGCACTGA